The Penaeus monodon isolate SGIC_2016 chromosome 13, NSTDA_Pmon_1, whole genome shotgun sequence genome contains a region encoding:
- the LOC119580285 gene encoding zinc finger CCCH domain-containing protein 13-like isoform X1 — MMPLVDPRRASSHTQSGASRSSLAHHLGKTASTEPQRTKTAEVNKSHPKKPQEQTPSKDHQQIQQQQQQRQAQKPPQAKVNLSEEGRTAKEAGKDNNNHRGSQTKTGGNTPVSFPYPGNKSLVPAHGPTVGKGGPGTQGSEVWDLRRLEEESEVALERRRQQLTQELMREMAGDSHHHMSAMDKKQMHGQHGHRRSISSSSSSSSSSTSSSTSSSSSSSSTDTSAHRPGHKRDTKRKPRPSKRVAPTGDRSKLKKTKSASSSRKHSSSKSSKKSHPSKKDHDKVRSHKTSRSPTRRKSSMSKKLLSPGRKRSPSPSSRKSHKISPGSSKRSKSRKRSHSPRERVEYRDNRIAVPERSLSHGRDPSLGSHAGSSRSRDPRVDDRMRRMSPEQIGRDRYSSRAESPSRRYEKERGMEEYVEQRRDRRSPISRSREVERKDPHRHRDYDRHERDHYDERRRDDPRREDREREQLRERELRERELRDRELLKERERVELMEREQERERERMREVDDRRGRYAREHEFAREREVVVRGGGREYEGEREFYSPRGRPEIDARVMPVDDRRAYEDPAYDRYQSERERSRYEAGRDRYEELSLHDRRGLPPMEDRRSDRRGPPIDTRFPDERRRSGGSLDPRAHEAWVDEHRGMERLERAEHFAPHVPPRHRHQPDWVGGRPPAAWERHKHPRHEDWGDEYGVAVGSRGGEWGEEPHEWVGDRQGPLPPHQEQWSHPRRSYRDEWGGRGSEWVDRPLPAYSGGRDLGPPAPQGPSVGRADHSQPPPLGRRTRREQVEQVIDPPPLAGSSSRHHLPPSSEDEGIESALVPPRGGDAGTPPPPDQDQALMPGNDGELWEYDPGRGSWVRRAADAPPAPEAESPSKKEKSLSEPPQEAESESGGTAEIKKRSTPEEPVIEEVTAKKPRVEAPADVEEPENTLQEKDTFSDISDDADDILNQEVGGYNDDDSRNLSSSQLEPAFFHQDSRNMSRENGPSYDDLLDDEEAIHLEEISDDELEEDRQAKFNVAGALDINWASLVRDTPATHEVAAGTALKRFSPAHLLARIGVSTRYARKEVIERVRAVCAADAAKDEEPKDIEVPPVVDSTGVVRLIKAREESRQRILDSIGPNRRALCARQDIALRRQLCNLPEQDLLGDNPLLDKDLFRQSVSLLKSC, encoded by the exons ATGATGCCATTAGTGGACCCTCGGAGGGCTTCAAGCCATACACAATCAGGAGCATCGCGATCTAGCTTGGCACATCACTTGGGTAAAACTGCAAGTACAGAGCCTCAAAGGACGAAAACTGCTGAAGTAAACAA AAGTCACCCAAAGAAGCCACAAGAACAGACTCCTTCTAAGGACCACCAACAAatacagcagcagcaacagcagcgacAAGCACAGAAACCACCGCAAGCAAAG GTGAATCTATCAGAAGAAGGGAGGACTGCTAAAGAAGCTGGGAAGGACAACAACAATCACAGAG GGTCACAGACTAAGACTGGTGGTAACACTCCGGTCAGCTTTCCTTACCCGGGCAACAAATCCCTTGTTCCTGCTCACGGCCCCACTGTTGGTAAAGGTGGACCTGGTACTCAGGGGTCTGAGGTGTGGGACCTAAGAAGGCTAGAAGAGGAAAGTGAAGTAGCTTTAGAGCGTCGGCGGCAACAGCTAACCCAGGAGTTGATGCGTGAGATGGCTGGTGACTCGCATCATCACATGTCAGCTATGGATAAGAAA CAAATGCATGGTCAACATGGCCATCGAAGAAGCATTTCATCTTCAAGTAGCAGCTCATCCTCATCCACTTCCTCGTCAACCTCATCATCCTCCAGTTCCTCCTCCACTGACACATCAGCTCACAGGCCTGGCCACAAGCGGGACACAAAGCGCAAGCCAAGACCCAGCAAAAGGGTTGCTCCTACAGGCGACCGCTCCAAGCTTAAGAAGACCAAGTCAGCATCATCTTC GAGAAAACATAGTAGTAGCAAAAGCAGTAAGAAGAGTCACCCTAGTAAGAAGGATCATGACAAAGTTAGGAGTCACAAGACTAGCCGTTCACCCACCAGAAGGAAGAGTTCCATGTCCAAGAAACTTTTGTCTCCTGGACGTAAACGCTCACCTTCTCCTAGTTCCAGAAAATCACACAAGATATCTCCTGGATCCTCTAAACGAAGTAaga GTAGAAAGAGGTCACACTCCCCTAGAGAACGTGTAGAATACCGGGACAACCGCATTGCTGTACCAGAGAGATCCCTAAGTCACGGACGTGACCCTAGCCTTGGATCTCACGCTGGTTCATCACGTAGTCGAGATCCAAGAGTTGATGACCGAATGCGTAGAATGTCTCCTGAGCAGATTGGAAGAGACAGATACAG TAGCAGAGCAGAATCACCAAGTCGGAGATATGAAAAGGAGCGTGGAATGGAAGAATATGTTGAACAGCGCCGAGACCGTCGGTCTCCCATATCAAGATCAAGAGAAGTTGAAAGGAAGGATCCTCATCGACATAGAGATTATGACAG gCATGAACGGGATCATTATGATGAACGACGACGTGATGACCCAAGAAGAGAAGATCGTGAAAGGGAGCAGTTGAGAGAGCGAGAATTGAGGGAAAGGGAGTTGAGGGATAGAGAACtgttgaaggaaagggagagagtggaacTGATGGAGCGGGAACAAgaacgtgaaagagagagaatgagagaagtggATGACAGGAGAG GACGCTATGCAAGAGAGCATGAATTTGCAAGGGAGCGAGAAGTAGTGGTACGTGGTGGTGGCAGGGagtatgaaggagaaagagagttctATTCACCAAGGGGGCGACCAGAGATAGATGCAAGAGTTATGCCTGTTGATGATCGACGAGCTTATGAAGACCCAGCATATGATAGATATCAGA GTGAACGTGAACGCAGTCGTTATGAAGCAGGTCGTGATCGATATGAAGAATTATCTTTACATGATCGTCGAGGACTGCCTCCTATGGAGGATCGTCGCTCTGATCGCAGAGGCCCTCCAATTGATACTCGTTTTCCAGATGAACGCAGAAG AAGTGGAGGCAGCCTTGACCCAAGAGCTCATGAAGCATGGGTGGATGAGCATCGTGGAATGGAGCGGCTGGAAAGAGCAGAGCACTTTGCCCCCCATGTTCCACCTCGCCATCGCCACCAACCAGATTGGGTGGGAGGCCGTCCACCTGCAGCTTGGGAAAGGCATAAACACCCCAG GCATGAAGACTGGGGAGATGAGTATGGTGTTGCAGTTGGCAGTCGAggtggagaatggggagaggaaccTCATGAGTGGGTAGGGGACCGTCAGGGTCCTTTGCCACCCCATCAAGAACAGTGGAGTCATCCCAG AAGGAGCTACAGGGACGaatggggaggcaggggaagcGAGTGGGTTGATCGGCCTCTTCCTGCTTATTCTGGTGGGCGTGATTTGGGTCCTCCTGCACCCCAGGGACCATCAGTTGGAAGGGCAGATCACAGTCAGCCTCCACCACTAGGACGCAGAACTCGCAGGGAGCAAGTGGAGCAAGTCATAGACCCACCTCCCTTGGCTGGATCTTCAAGCCGCCATCATCT GCCTCCTAGCAGTGAGGATGAGGGTATTGAAAGTGCCTTGGTGCCTCCCAGAGGTGGGGATGCAGGCACTCCCCCACCCCCGGACCAGGACCAGGCACTCATGCCAGGTAATGACG GGGAGTTGTGGGAGTATGATCCTGGCAGAGGTTCATGGGTGCGAAGGGCAGCTGATGCTCCACCAGCGCCTGAAGCTGAGTCACCTTCTAAGAAGGAAAAGTCCTTGTCAGAACCTCCTCAGGAAG CAGAGAGTGAAAGTGGAGGCACtgcagagataaagaaaaggagtacACCAGAAGAACCTGTCATTGAGGAAGTAACAGCTAAAAAACCACGAGTAGAAGCTCCAGCAGATGTTGAGGAGCCTGAAAACACCCTGCAGGAGAAGGATACATTCAGTGACAtcagtgatgatgctgatgacattcttaaCCAAGAG GTTGGAggatacaatgatgatgatagtcgcAACTTGAGTTCAAGTCAGTTGGAG CCTGCCTTTTTCCACCAGGATTCACGGAACATGAGCCGTGAGAATGGACCATCATATGATG atCTGTTGGATGATGAAGAAGCCATTCACCTAGAGGAGATCAGTGATGATGAGTTAGAAGAAGATCGTCAGGCTAAATTTA ATGTTGCGGGTGCTTTGGATATAAACTGGGCTTCTCTTGTGCGTGATACTCCAGCAACACATGAGGTTGCAGCAGGAACAGCTCTCAAGAGATTCAGTCCTGCTCACTTGCTGGCACGGATAGGAGTGTCTACTAGATATGCTAGAAAAGAAGTGATAGAAAGAGTCAGAGCTGTGTGTGCTGCAGATGCTGCTAAAGATGAAG AACCCAAGGACATTGAAGTGCCACCTGTAGTGGACTCCACAGGTGTTGTTCGCTTAATAAAGGCGCGAGAGGAGAGCCGCCAAAGAATCCTGGATAGTATTGGTCCCAACAGGAGAGCTCTCTGTGCAAGACAGGATATTGCCCTGAG ACGACAGCTGTGCAATCTCCCTGAACAAGATCTTCTGGGTGACAATCCATTGCTTGACAAGGATTTGTTTAGACAGTCAGTCTCTTTACTGAAATCATGTTGA
- the LOC119580285 gene encoding zinc finger CCCH domain-containing protein 13-like isoform X4, with the protein MMPLVDPRRASSHTQSGASRSSLAHHLGKTASTEPQRTKTAEVNKSHPKKPQEQTPSKDHQQIQQQQQQRQAQKPPQAKVNLSEEGRTAKEAGKDNNNHRGSQTKTGGNTPVSFPYPGNKSLVPAHGPTVGKGGPGTQGSEVWDLRRLEEESEVALERRRQQLTQELMREMAGDSHHHMSAMDKKQMHGQHGHRRSISSSSSSSSSSTSSSTSSSSSSSSTDTSAHRPGHKRDTKRKPRPSKRVAPTGDRSKLKKTKSASSSRKHSSSKSSKKSHPSKKDHDKVRSHKTSRSPTRRKSSMSKKLLSPGRKRSPSPSSRKSHKISPGSSKRSRKRSHSPRERVEYRDNRIAVPERSLSHGRDPSLGSHAGSSRSRDPRVDDRMRRMSPEQIGRDRYSSRAESPSRRYEKERGMEEYVEQRRDRRSPISRSREVERKDPHRHRDYDRHERDHYDERRRDDPRREDREREQLRERELRERELRDRELLKERERVELMEREQERERERMREVDDRRGRYAREHEFAREREVVVRGGGREYEGEREFYSPRGRPEIDARVMPVDDRRAYEDPAYDRYQSERERSRYEAGRDRYEELSLHDRRGLPPMEDRRSDRRGPPIDTRFPDERRRSGGSLDPRAHEAWVDEHRGMERLERAEHFAPHVPPRHRHQPDWVGGRPPAAWERHKHPRHEDWGDEYGVAVGSRGGEWGEEPHEWVGDRQGPLPPHQEQWSHPRRSYRDEWGGRGSEWVDRPLPAYSGGRDLGPPAPQGPSVGRADHSQPPPLGRRTRREQVEQVIDPPPLAGSSSRHHLPPSSEDEGIESALVPPRGGDAGTPPPPDQDQALMPGNDGELWEYDPGRGSWVRRAADAPPAPEAESPSKKEKSLSEPPQEAESESGGTAEIKKRSTPEEPVIEEVTAKKPRVEAPADVEEPENTLQEKDTFSDISDDADDILNQEVGGYNDDDSRNLSSSQLEPAFFHQDSRNMSRENGPSYDDLLDDEEAIHLEEISDDELEEDRQAKFNVAGALDINWASLVRDTPATHEVAAGTALKRFSPAHLLARIGVSTRYARKEVIERVRAVCAADAAKDEEPKDIEVPPVVDSTGVVRLIKAREESRQRILDSIGPNRRALCARQDIALRRQLCNLPEQDLLGDNPLLDKDLFRQSVSLLKSC; encoded by the exons ATGATGCCATTAGTGGACCCTCGGAGGGCTTCAAGCCATACACAATCAGGAGCATCGCGATCTAGCTTGGCACATCACTTGGGTAAAACTGCAAGTACAGAGCCTCAAAGGACGAAAACTGCTGAAGTAAACAA AAGTCACCCAAAGAAGCCACAAGAACAGACTCCTTCTAAGGACCACCAACAAatacagcagcagcaacagcagcgacAAGCACAGAAACCACCGCAAGCAAAG GTGAATCTATCAGAAGAAGGGAGGACTGCTAAAGAAGCTGGGAAGGACAACAACAATCACAGAG GGTCACAGACTAAGACTGGTGGTAACACTCCGGTCAGCTTTCCTTACCCGGGCAACAAATCCCTTGTTCCTGCTCACGGCCCCACTGTTGGTAAAGGTGGACCTGGTACTCAGGGGTCTGAGGTGTGGGACCTAAGAAGGCTAGAAGAGGAAAGTGAAGTAGCTTTAGAGCGTCGGCGGCAACAGCTAACCCAGGAGTTGATGCGTGAGATGGCTGGTGACTCGCATCATCACATGTCAGCTATGGATAAGAAA CAAATGCATGGTCAACATGGCCATCGAAGAAGCATTTCATCTTCAAGTAGCAGCTCATCCTCATCCACTTCCTCGTCAACCTCATCATCCTCCAGTTCCTCCTCCACTGACACATCAGCTCACAGGCCTGGCCACAAGCGGGACACAAAGCGCAAGCCAAGACCCAGCAAAAGGGTTGCTCCTACAGGCGACCGCTCCAAGCTTAAGAAGACCAAGTCAGCATCATCTTC GAGAAAACATAGTAGTAGCAAAAGCAGTAAGAAGAGTCACCCTAGTAAGAAGGATCATGACAAAGTTAGGAGTCACAAGACTAGCCGTTCACCCACCAGAAGGAAGAGTTCCATGTCCAAGAAACTTTTGTCTCCTGGACGTAAACGCTCACCTTCTCCTAGTTCCAGAAAATCACACAAGATATCTCCTGGATCCTCTAAACGAA GTAGAAAGAGGTCACACTCCCCTAGAGAACGTGTAGAATACCGGGACAACCGCATTGCTGTACCAGAGAGATCCCTAAGTCACGGACGTGACCCTAGCCTTGGATCTCACGCTGGTTCATCACGTAGTCGAGATCCAAGAGTTGATGACCGAATGCGTAGAATGTCTCCTGAGCAGATTGGAAGAGACAGATACAG TAGCAGAGCAGAATCACCAAGTCGGAGATATGAAAAGGAGCGTGGAATGGAAGAATATGTTGAACAGCGCCGAGACCGTCGGTCTCCCATATCAAGATCAAGAGAAGTTGAAAGGAAGGATCCTCATCGACATAGAGATTATGACAG gCATGAACGGGATCATTATGATGAACGACGACGTGATGACCCAAGAAGAGAAGATCGTGAAAGGGAGCAGTTGAGAGAGCGAGAATTGAGGGAAAGGGAGTTGAGGGATAGAGAACtgttgaaggaaagggagagagtggaacTGATGGAGCGGGAACAAgaacgtgaaagagagagaatgagagaagtggATGACAGGAGAG GACGCTATGCAAGAGAGCATGAATTTGCAAGGGAGCGAGAAGTAGTGGTACGTGGTGGTGGCAGGGagtatgaaggagaaagagagttctATTCACCAAGGGGGCGACCAGAGATAGATGCAAGAGTTATGCCTGTTGATGATCGACGAGCTTATGAAGACCCAGCATATGATAGATATCAGA GTGAACGTGAACGCAGTCGTTATGAAGCAGGTCGTGATCGATATGAAGAATTATCTTTACATGATCGTCGAGGACTGCCTCCTATGGAGGATCGTCGCTCTGATCGCAGAGGCCCTCCAATTGATACTCGTTTTCCAGATGAACGCAGAAG AAGTGGAGGCAGCCTTGACCCAAGAGCTCATGAAGCATGGGTGGATGAGCATCGTGGAATGGAGCGGCTGGAAAGAGCAGAGCACTTTGCCCCCCATGTTCCACCTCGCCATCGCCACCAACCAGATTGGGTGGGAGGCCGTCCACCTGCAGCTTGGGAAAGGCATAAACACCCCAG GCATGAAGACTGGGGAGATGAGTATGGTGTTGCAGTTGGCAGTCGAggtggagaatggggagaggaaccTCATGAGTGGGTAGGGGACCGTCAGGGTCCTTTGCCACCCCATCAAGAACAGTGGAGTCATCCCAG AAGGAGCTACAGGGACGaatggggaggcaggggaagcGAGTGGGTTGATCGGCCTCTTCCTGCTTATTCTGGTGGGCGTGATTTGGGTCCTCCTGCACCCCAGGGACCATCAGTTGGAAGGGCAGATCACAGTCAGCCTCCACCACTAGGACGCAGAACTCGCAGGGAGCAAGTGGAGCAAGTCATAGACCCACCTCCCTTGGCTGGATCTTCAAGCCGCCATCATCT GCCTCCTAGCAGTGAGGATGAGGGTATTGAAAGTGCCTTGGTGCCTCCCAGAGGTGGGGATGCAGGCACTCCCCCACCCCCGGACCAGGACCAGGCACTCATGCCAGGTAATGACG GGGAGTTGTGGGAGTATGATCCTGGCAGAGGTTCATGGGTGCGAAGGGCAGCTGATGCTCCACCAGCGCCTGAAGCTGAGTCACCTTCTAAGAAGGAAAAGTCCTTGTCAGAACCTCCTCAGGAAG CAGAGAGTGAAAGTGGAGGCACtgcagagataaagaaaaggagtacACCAGAAGAACCTGTCATTGAGGAAGTAACAGCTAAAAAACCACGAGTAGAAGCTCCAGCAGATGTTGAGGAGCCTGAAAACACCCTGCAGGAGAAGGATACATTCAGTGACAtcagtgatgatgctgatgacattcttaaCCAAGAG GTTGGAggatacaatgatgatgatagtcgcAACTTGAGTTCAAGTCAGTTGGAG CCTGCCTTTTTCCACCAGGATTCACGGAACATGAGCCGTGAGAATGGACCATCATATGATG atCTGTTGGATGATGAAGAAGCCATTCACCTAGAGGAGATCAGTGATGATGAGTTAGAAGAAGATCGTCAGGCTAAATTTA ATGTTGCGGGTGCTTTGGATATAAACTGGGCTTCTCTTGTGCGTGATACTCCAGCAACACATGAGGTTGCAGCAGGAACAGCTCTCAAGAGATTCAGTCCTGCTCACTTGCTGGCACGGATAGGAGTGTCTACTAGATATGCTAGAAAAGAAGTGATAGAAAGAGTCAGAGCTGTGTGTGCTGCAGATGCTGCTAAAGATGAAG AACCCAAGGACATTGAAGTGCCACCTGTAGTGGACTCCACAGGTGTTGTTCGCTTAATAAAGGCGCGAGAGGAGAGCCGCCAAAGAATCCTGGATAGTATTGGTCCCAACAGGAGAGCTCTCTGTGCAAGACAGGATATTGCCCTGAG ACGACAGCTGTGCAATCTCCCTGAACAAGATCTTCTGGGTGACAATCCATTGCTTGACAAGGATTTGTTTAGACAGTCAGTCTCTTTACTGAAATCATGTTGA
- the LOC119580285 gene encoding zinc finger CCCH domain-containing protein 13-like isoform X2 has translation MMPLVDPRRASSHTQSGASRSSLAHHLGKTASTEPQRTKTAEVNKSHPKKPQEQTPSKDHQQIQQQQQQRQAQKPPQAKVNLSEEGRTAKEAGKDNNNHRGSQTKTGGNTPVSFPYPGNKSLVPAHGPTVGKGGPGTQGSEVWDLRRLEEESEVALERRRQQLTQELMREMAGDSHHHMSAMDKKQMHGQHGHRRSISSSSSSSSSSTSSSTSSSSSSSSTDTSAHRPGHKRDTKRKPRPSKRVAPTGDRSKLKKTKSASSSRKHSSSKSSKKSHPSKKDHDKVRSHKTSRSPTRRKSSMSKKLLSPGRKRSPSPSSRKSHKISPGSSKRSKSRKRSHSPRERVEYRDNRIAVPERSLSHGRDPSLGSHAGSSRSRDPRVDDRMRRMSPEQIGRDRYSSRAESPSRRYEKERGMEEYVEQRRDRRSPISRSREVERKDPHRHRDYDRHERDHYDERRRDDPRREDREREQLRERELRERELRDRELLKERERVELMEREQERERERMREVDDRRGRYAREHEFAREREVVVRGGGREYEGEREFYSPRGRPEIDARVMPVDDRRAYEDPAYDRYQSERERSRYEAGRDRYEELSLHDRRGLPPMEDRRSDRRGPPIDTRFPDERRRSGGSLDPRAHEAWVDEHRGMERLERAEHFAPHVPPRHRHQPDWVGGRPPAAWERHKHPRHEDWGDEYGVAVGSRGGEWGEEPHEWVGDRQGPLPPHQEQWSHPRRSYRDEWGGRGSEWVDRPLPAYSGGRDLGPPAPQGPSVGRADHSQPPPLGRRTRREQVEQVIDPPPLAGSSSRHHLPPSSEDEGIESALVPPRGGDAGTPPPPDQDQALMPGNDGELWEYDPGRGSWVRRAADAPPAPEAESPSKKEKSLSEPPQEESESGGTAEIKKRSTPEEPVIEEVTAKKPRVEAPADVEEPENTLQEKDTFSDISDDADDILNQEVGGYNDDDSRNLSSSQLEPAFFHQDSRNMSRENGPSYDDLLDDEEAIHLEEISDDELEEDRQAKFNVAGALDINWASLVRDTPATHEVAAGTALKRFSPAHLLARIGVSTRYARKEVIERVRAVCAADAAKDEEPKDIEVPPVVDSTGVVRLIKAREESRQRILDSIGPNRRALCARQDIALRRQLCNLPEQDLLGDNPLLDKDLFRQSVSLLKSC, from the exons ATGATGCCATTAGTGGACCCTCGGAGGGCTTCAAGCCATACACAATCAGGAGCATCGCGATCTAGCTTGGCACATCACTTGGGTAAAACTGCAAGTACAGAGCCTCAAAGGACGAAAACTGCTGAAGTAAACAA AAGTCACCCAAAGAAGCCACAAGAACAGACTCCTTCTAAGGACCACCAACAAatacagcagcagcaacagcagcgacAAGCACAGAAACCACCGCAAGCAAAG GTGAATCTATCAGAAGAAGGGAGGACTGCTAAAGAAGCTGGGAAGGACAACAACAATCACAGAG GGTCACAGACTAAGACTGGTGGTAACACTCCGGTCAGCTTTCCTTACCCGGGCAACAAATCCCTTGTTCCTGCTCACGGCCCCACTGTTGGTAAAGGTGGACCTGGTACTCAGGGGTCTGAGGTGTGGGACCTAAGAAGGCTAGAAGAGGAAAGTGAAGTAGCTTTAGAGCGTCGGCGGCAACAGCTAACCCAGGAGTTGATGCGTGAGATGGCTGGTGACTCGCATCATCACATGTCAGCTATGGATAAGAAA CAAATGCATGGTCAACATGGCCATCGAAGAAGCATTTCATCTTCAAGTAGCAGCTCATCCTCATCCACTTCCTCGTCAACCTCATCATCCTCCAGTTCCTCCTCCACTGACACATCAGCTCACAGGCCTGGCCACAAGCGGGACACAAAGCGCAAGCCAAGACCCAGCAAAAGGGTTGCTCCTACAGGCGACCGCTCCAAGCTTAAGAAGACCAAGTCAGCATCATCTTC GAGAAAACATAGTAGTAGCAAAAGCAGTAAGAAGAGTCACCCTAGTAAGAAGGATCATGACAAAGTTAGGAGTCACAAGACTAGCCGTTCACCCACCAGAAGGAAGAGTTCCATGTCCAAGAAACTTTTGTCTCCTGGACGTAAACGCTCACCTTCTCCTAGTTCCAGAAAATCACACAAGATATCTCCTGGATCCTCTAAACGAAGTAaga GTAGAAAGAGGTCACACTCCCCTAGAGAACGTGTAGAATACCGGGACAACCGCATTGCTGTACCAGAGAGATCCCTAAGTCACGGACGTGACCCTAGCCTTGGATCTCACGCTGGTTCATCACGTAGTCGAGATCCAAGAGTTGATGACCGAATGCGTAGAATGTCTCCTGAGCAGATTGGAAGAGACAGATACAG TAGCAGAGCAGAATCACCAAGTCGGAGATATGAAAAGGAGCGTGGAATGGAAGAATATGTTGAACAGCGCCGAGACCGTCGGTCTCCCATATCAAGATCAAGAGAAGTTGAAAGGAAGGATCCTCATCGACATAGAGATTATGACAG gCATGAACGGGATCATTATGATGAACGACGACGTGATGACCCAAGAAGAGAAGATCGTGAAAGGGAGCAGTTGAGAGAGCGAGAATTGAGGGAAAGGGAGTTGAGGGATAGAGAACtgttgaaggaaagggagagagtggaacTGATGGAGCGGGAACAAgaacgtgaaagagagagaatgagagaagtggATGACAGGAGAG GACGCTATGCAAGAGAGCATGAATTTGCAAGGGAGCGAGAAGTAGTGGTACGTGGTGGTGGCAGGGagtatgaaggagaaagagagttctATTCACCAAGGGGGCGACCAGAGATAGATGCAAGAGTTATGCCTGTTGATGATCGACGAGCTTATGAAGACCCAGCATATGATAGATATCAGA GTGAACGTGAACGCAGTCGTTATGAAGCAGGTCGTGATCGATATGAAGAATTATCTTTACATGATCGTCGAGGACTGCCTCCTATGGAGGATCGTCGCTCTGATCGCAGAGGCCCTCCAATTGATACTCGTTTTCCAGATGAACGCAGAAG AAGTGGAGGCAGCCTTGACCCAAGAGCTCATGAAGCATGGGTGGATGAGCATCGTGGAATGGAGCGGCTGGAAAGAGCAGAGCACTTTGCCCCCCATGTTCCACCTCGCCATCGCCACCAACCAGATTGGGTGGGAGGCCGTCCACCTGCAGCTTGGGAAAGGCATAAACACCCCAG GCATGAAGACTGGGGAGATGAGTATGGTGTTGCAGTTGGCAGTCGAggtggagaatggggagaggaaccTCATGAGTGGGTAGGGGACCGTCAGGGTCCTTTGCCACCCCATCAAGAACAGTGGAGTCATCCCAG AAGGAGCTACAGGGACGaatggggaggcaggggaagcGAGTGGGTTGATCGGCCTCTTCCTGCTTATTCTGGTGGGCGTGATTTGGGTCCTCCTGCACCCCAGGGACCATCAGTTGGAAGGGCAGATCACAGTCAGCCTCCACCACTAGGACGCAGAACTCGCAGGGAGCAAGTGGAGCAAGTCATAGACCCACCTCCCTTGGCTGGATCTTCAAGCCGCCATCATCT GCCTCCTAGCAGTGAGGATGAGGGTATTGAAAGTGCCTTGGTGCCTCCCAGAGGTGGGGATGCAGGCACTCCCCCACCCCCGGACCAGGACCAGGCACTCATGCCAGGTAATGACG GGGAGTTGTGGGAGTATGATCCTGGCAGAGGTTCATGGGTGCGAAGGGCAGCTGATGCTCCACCAGCGCCTGAAGCTGAGTCACCTTCTAAGAAGGAAAAGTCCTTGTCAGAACCTCCTCAGGAAG AGAGTGAAAGTGGAGGCACtgcagagataaagaaaaggagtacACCAGAAGAACCTGTCATTGAGGAAGTAACAGCTAAAAAACCACGAGTAGAAGCTCCAGCAGATGTTGAGGAGCCTGAAAACACCCTGCAGGAGAAGGATACATTCAGTGACAtcagtgatgatgctgatgacattcttaaCCAAGAG GTTGGAggatacaatgatgatgatagtcgcAACTTGAGTTCAAGTCAGTTGGAG CCTGCCTTTTTCCACCAGGATTCACGGAACATGAGCCGTGAGAATGGACCATCATATGATG atCTGTTGGATGATGAAGAAGCCATTCACCTAGAGGAGATCAGTGATGATGAGTTAGAAGAAGATCGTCAGGCTAAATTTA ATGTTGCGGGTGCTTTGGATATAAACTGGGCTTCTCTTGTGCGTGATACTCCAGCAACACATGAGGTTGCAGCAGGAACAGCTCTCAAGAGATTCAGTCCTGCTCACTTGCTGGCACGGATAGGAGTGTCTACTAGATATGCTAGAAAAGAAGTGATAGAAAGAGTCAGAGCTGTGTGTGCTGCAGATGCTGCTAAAGATGAAG AACCCAAGGACATTGAAGTGCCACCTGTAGTGGACTCCACAGGTGTTGTTCGCTTAATAAAGGCGCGAGAGGAGAGCCGCCAAAGAATCCTGGATAGTATTGGTCCCAACAGGAGAGCTCTCTGTGCAAGACAGGATATTGCCCTGAG ACGACAGCTGTGCAATCTCCCTGAACAAGATCTTCTGGGTGACAATCCATTGCTTGACAAGGATTTGTTTAGACAGTCAGTCTCTTTACTGAAATCATGTTGA